In a genomic window of Coprococcus eutactus:
- a CDS encoding YDG domain-containing protein, protein MKERILCRKVMAWLMTAFMVITCLISIGGKNTAYAAAMENIKVTDVDISTDGHLRGLKWGWTTTGYASASCKLGIQSEKFSTGDLTNFGDYLNSHRYSGWASAESPEGCGFKGWITENSFSRSSGTYDRTDIISGEGIDMGTTGVYYLYTWTYYNGYVFPDIYIGSIDLNAGKIVDASGNEITFQIGGFSGGGNTDPSEEEVVFMNNGYPYGKNMTKSSITLVMDVTGEAATYQWQSATNKRGPFTDIEGANGSTYTFTPTHGYWYRCVVDGTASRAVKTVFPSSDNGIQWTKANECWYISNGVMAYMANGNGFDIVGLYTKDGKNYMLGTSYTKTWAMYSRSDAEPSSETVSSSSPSVADFTALRLSFDPMNTHDLIFDAELKEGQHSFAIGADANIGNEITSSDSADKAVLAATVKNGELQQMAMMGVAKSADATDETPSFVLAPITQASCYWIGNYRERKIFAYNTVSSTYIKETAEINGQSVASLVEGTDSGLTMSWTNVEDGGHIGFKFSVGAVADVGAVTGQVNYITEKLTELDGDTSYIITVDGESYDIVSDMYGDIALEGTDDNDVSYSLFGKNISISKKDSQDTPADITVAARPEAPSAPKTLADIQNPTPADMESAADGEGVEIVSVTGDSVTVSPLGGQQYQYSTDGATWTVLDDLNVSDNYVISGLEENQRVYVRTRYVANTTKPASLWSDAKVVSRDLIAGVTAEDTTCTYDGLIHSPSVTIADDLDGASISYSLAADEPYTQTVPELKNAGTYKVYYLVTADECSPVFGDVTVTIEKKTITADKVIVDENAYIQGIQFSGLLDGDELVYDEDYTVVLWDVTPGIETVVTTYRFGLATTGNAANYILQNKSWDMVHHHDWTHEVKEGSSNKIIAYCNETENPAHCAYQGRNEAVSCTVTAESRAYDGTEYAGAVVNNWITEKTGEAAVTYYEGTGDTDYPENENAPVNAGTYKFVVKIADVTAYAEFEIQRLDQNVEFDVIDYTFGDSVEAPEVTGAQEDPVIEYYYTTENSNTDGTLWENSRSADPGTYYMYAKVCATTNYNEYVTQPVQFTVAKREAPTDITAADIVKTYDGKAYGITVTGDIPEDAVVTYGTSEDACDNTVSPKYSQASDEPYTVYYKVAARGYDTISGHAAITISRRSLAVSGIKATSKAYDGQTEAKLDYSGVVLNGKVSADVIAVTATGTFDSADVGTGKTVSITDIKISGKAASNYVLTEDAQQQTAKADITPAGTTLTVGKVGAKTYGGAKFALNVKCSRNDKKTFTSSNTKVVKVDGTGKVTIVGAGKAVVTVSVAANQNYKAAAAKVAITVNPKAIRVTANDASKYEGKKDPKFTFTAEGLVGKDKLTGIVLKRAAGEKSGTYTITVSQKKGANPNYKITFAIGRLVIKKAPSVEPSGSVLFKKSLPFFVMKAKGNATGTRINLSWEKFRGATGYDVYWSYCTGKDEYNKLANDAKNLKYADNNLNNRREYKYFTVAYKIVKGKKVYLGKTNVVHVAMVNAAKTNAVSITVNKKAVALAKGKTFKIVKKVKLEDPKKKQLNHLLKNELYRTSNSKVATVSTAGVIKGVGKGTCYVYAFADNGVYAKIKVTVK, encoded by the coding sequence ATGAAAGAAAGAATTCTATGTAGAAAAGTTATGGCATGGCTCATGACAGCTTTCATGGTCATAACGTGTTTGATTTCGATAGGTGGTAAGAATACTGCCTACGCAGCGGCTATGGAGAATATCAAGGTAACAGACGTGGATATTAGCACAGATGGACACCTGAGAGGTCTCAAGTGGGGTTGGACGACCACCGGTTATGCCAGTGCGAGCTGTAAGCTTGGCATTCAGTCTGAGAAGTTCTCGACTGGCGATCTCACAAACTTTGGTGATTATCTGAACAGCCATAGGTACAGTGGATGGGCGAGTGCCGAGTCACCTGAAGGCTGCGGATTTAAAGGCTGGATAACAGAGAACTCGTTCTCAAGGAGTTCGGGTACATATGACAGAACGGATATCATTTCCGGAGAGGGAATAGATATGGGTACCACCGGTGTGTATTATCTATATACATGGACATATTACAATGGTTATGTATTCCCTGATATTTACATAGGAAGTATTGATCTGAATGCGGGCAAGATCGTGGACGCCAGCGGTAATGAAATAACATTCCAGATCGGTGGCTTTTCAGGCGGAGGCAATACAGATCCTTCGGAGGAAGAAGTTGTATTCATGAACAATGGATATCCATATGGCAAGAATATGACAAAGAGTTCGATCACTCTCGTTATGGACGTGACAGGGGAGGCTGCAACATATCAGTGGCAGAGCGCAACCAATAAGCGTGGACCATTTACAGATATTGAAGGTGCAAATGGGAGTACATATACGTTCACCCCGACTCATGGATACTGGTACAGGTGCGTGGTGGATGGCACAGCCAGCAGAGCGGTAAAGACAGTTTTTCCTTCCAGCGACAATGGAATTCAGTGGACAAAGGCGAATGAATGTTGGTATATAAGCAATGGCGTTATGGCTTATATGGCCAATGGTAATGGGTTTGATATTGTTGGCTTGTATACCAAGGACGGAAAGAACTATATGCTTGGAACAAGCTATACGAAAACTTGGGCGATGTATAGCAGAAGCGATGCTGAACCTTCGAGTGAAACCGTATCATCATCATCACCATCAGTGGCAGATTTCACAGCTTTAAGATTGTCATTTGATCCGATGAATACACATGACCTGATCTTCGATGCGGAACTAAAGGAGGGGCAACACTCATTCGCTATAGGAGCTGACGCGAATATTGGAAATGAAATCACAAGCTCTGATAGTGCAGATAAAGCGGTGCTTGCTGCCACTGTCAAGAATGGAGAATTACAGCAGATGGCGATGATGGGAGTCGCTAAATCGGCGGACGCGACAGATGAGACTCCGTCATTTGTACTTGCACCGATAACACAGGCAAGTTGTTACTGGATCGGCAATTACAGAGAAAGAAAGATTTTTGCATACAATACTGTCTCGTCAACCTACATAAAGGAAACTGCTGAAATAAATGGCCAGAGTGTTGCCTCCCTGGTTGAAGGAACAGATTCGGGATTGACAATGTCATGGACAAATGTTGAAGATGGCGGACATATAGGTTTCAAATTCAGCGTTGGAGCAGTAGCAGATGTAGGCGCTGTTACAGGACAGGTTAATTATATAACAGAAAAGCTGACAGAGCTTGATGGCGATACATCATATATCATCACTGTTGATGGCGAGTCATATGACATTGTGAGTGATATGTATGGTGATATAGCTCTTGAGGGAACAGATGATAACGACGTATCATATAGTTTGTTTGGTAAAAATATAAGTATCAGCAAGAAAGACAGTCAGGATACACCTGCTGATATAACTGTTGCAGCAAGACCGGAGGCACCATCTGCACCGAAGACTCTTGCAGACATACAGAATCCAACACCAGCCGATATGGAAAGTGCTGCAGACGGCGAAGGCGTTGAGATAGTAAGCGTGACTGGCGATTCTGTGACTGTAAGCCCGCTTGGCGGACAGCAGTATCAGTATTCGACGGATGGAGCGACCTGGACAGTTCTCGATGATCTGAATGTGTCAGATAATTATGTTATCTCAGGACTTGAAGAGAATCAGAGGGTATATGTTCGCACAAGATACGTGGCTAATACGACAAAACCAGCTTCATTGTGGTCAGATGCCAAGGTAGTCTCACGTGACCTGATCGCCGGAGTAACTGCGGAAGATACAACCTGCACTTATGATGGATTGATACATAGCCCATCTGTTACAATTGCAGATGACCTGGATGGAGCTTCTATCAGTTATTCATTGGCAGCAGATGAGCCGTACACACAGACGGTTCCAGAACTTAAAAATGCCGGAACATATAAGGTGTATTACCTTGTTACAGCAGATGAGTGTTCACCAGTATTTGGCGATGTGACTGTGACTATCGAAAAGAAAACGATCACAGCGGATAAGGTAATTGTTGATGAAAATGCATATATACAGGGAATCCAGTTCTCAGGATTGCTGGATGGAGATGAACTTGTATATGACGAGGATTATACTGTAGTACTGTGGGACGTTACACCTGGAATAGAGACGGTTGTAACTACATACAGATTTGGGCTTGCAACTACGGGTAATGCAGCCAATTACATACTTCAGAACAAGTCATGGGATATGGTTCATCATCATGACTGGACGCATGAGGTAAAAGAAGGAAGCAGTAACAAGATAATTGCATACTGCAATGAAACTGAGAATCCGGCACACTGCGCATATCAGGGCAGAAACGAGGCGGTCAGCTGTACTGTGACAGCAGAAAGCAGAGCGTATGACGGCACAGAATATGCAGGTGCAGTTGTTAATAACTGGATAACAGAGAAGACCGGAGAGGCTGCTGTTACATATTATGAGGGAACAGGTGATACCGATTATCCGGAAAATGAGAATGCGCCGGTAAATGCAGGTACTTATAAGTTTGTTGTGAAGATAGCTGATGTTACGGCTTATGCAGAATTTGAAATACAGAGACTTGATCAGAATGTTGAATTTGATGTAATCGATTACACATTTGGCGACAGTGTAGAGGCTCCAGAGGTTACAGGAGCACAAGAGGATCCTGTTATAGAGTATTACTACACAACAGAGAACAGCAACACGGATGGAACATTGTGGGAGAACTCCAGATCGGCAGATCCGGGCACATATTATATGTATGCCAAGGTTTGTGCTACAACCAATTACAATGAGTATGTAACACAGCCGGTTCAGTTCACAGTTGCAAAGAGAGAAGCTCCGACAGACATAACAGCGGCTGATATTGTGAAGACATATGACGGCAAGGCTTATGGAATAACTGTTACAGGTGATATTCCAGAGGATGCGGTTGTGACGTATGGAACTTCTGAGGATGCCTGCGATAATACTGTAAGTCCGAAGTACAGCCAGGCTTCAGATGAACCATACACTGTATATTATAAGGTTGCAGCAAGGGGATATGACACGATATCCGGACATGCAGCTATCACCATCAGCAGAAGATCACTTGCTGTATCGGGAATCAAAGCTACATCAAAGGCTTACGATGGACAGACAGAAGCAAAGCTTGACTATTCAGGCGTTGTTCTGAATGGTAAGGTCAGCGCAGATGTGATTGCAGTTACAGCCACAGGAACATTTGACAGTGCAGATGTGGGAACAGGCAAAACTGTAAGCATCACAGATATAAAGATCAGTGGCAAGGCGGCTTCAAACTATGTACTTACAGAAGATGCCCAGCAGCAGACAGCAAAGGCTGACATCACTCCTGCGGGAACAACTCTTACTGTAGGAAAGGTTGGAGCTAAGACATATGGAGGAGCAAAGTTTGCCCTCAATGTGAAGTGCAGTAGAAATGACAAGAAAACATTTACAAGCAGCAATACAAAGGTTGTCAAGGTGGATGGCACAGGCAAGGTGACTATAGTTGGTGCAGGCAAGGCGGTTGTGACAGTATCCGTTGCGGCAAATCAGAACTATAAGGCAGCTGCAGCAAAGGTTGCGATCACGGTAAATCCAAAAGCCATCAGAGTAACTGCAAATGACGCATCTAAGTATGAAGGCAAGAAGGATCCGAAGTTTACATTTACAGCGGAGGGACTTGTTGGCAAGGACAAGCTTACAGGAATTGTTCTCAAGAGAGCTGCCGGTGAGAAGTCCGGAACATACACGATCACAGTGAGCCAGAAGAAGGGTGCAAATCCAAACTACAAGATAACATTTGCCATTGGACGTCTGGTTATAAAGAAGGCGCCTAGCGTGGAGCCAAGTGGATCAGTACTCTTTAAGAAGAGTCTTCCATTCTTTGTTATGAAGGCGAAGGGAAATGCGACAGGAACAAGGATCAACCTGTCATGGGAGAAGTTCAGAGGAGCTACAGGTTATGATGTATACTGGTCGTATTGTACAGGAAAGGATGAATACAACAAGCTTGCAAATGATGCGAAGAATCTTAAGTACGCTGACAATAACCTCAACAACAGACGTGAGTACAAGTACTTCACAGTCGCATACAAGATAGTAAAGGGCAAGAAGGTATATCTAGGAAAGACGAATGTTGTCCATGTTGCCATGGTAAATGCGGCAAAGACCAATGCGGTTTCGATAACTGTCAACAAGAAAGCGGTTGCACTTGCAAAGGGCAAGACTTTCAAGATCGTCAAGAAAGTAAAGCTTGAAGATCCTAAGAAGAAGCAGTTAAATCATCTTCTTAAGAATGAGCTCTACAGAACATCAAACAGTAAGGTGGCTACTGTCTCAACGGCAGGTGTTATCAAGGGTGTTGGCAAGGGAACATGTTATGTATACGCATTTGCGGATAATGGTGTATATGCCAAGATAAAGGTTACTGTGAAGTAA
- a CDS encoding glucose-6-phosphate isomerase: protein MAQTVSFDFKNAKAMATDADIAAIKDQVVAAKATLVNKTGEGNDFLGWIDLPVDYDKEEFARIKKAAAKIQADSDVLVVIGIGGSYLGARAAIEALRHSFYNSVDKSIRKTPEIYYAGSNISSTYMAHLLQVIGDRDFSINIISKSGTTTEPGIASRIFKKKLVEKYGKEGAAKRIYATTDKAKGALKTLATEEGYETFVVPDDVGGRFSVLTAVGLLPIAVSGADIDKLMEGAASARKDCLAQDFDDSDAMKYAAVRNVLYNKGKSIEILANFEPALHYVSEWWKQLYGESEGKDGKGLFPTATDFTTDLHSLGQFIQQGSQNHFETVINVVNPTCEIVMEAEDSDLDGLNYLAGKTVDFANKSAMNGTILAHADGGIPIIQINIDKIDEFTLGELFYTFEFACGVSGYTLGVNPFNQPGVESYKKNMFALLGKPGNEELGKELLARING from the coding sequence ATGGCACAGACAGTGAGTTTCGATTTTAAGAATGCAAAAGCCATGGCTACAGACGCTGATATAGCAGCAATAAAAGATCAGGTTGTAGCTGCAAAGGCAACACTTGTAAACAAGACCGGTGAGGGAAATGATTTCCTCGGATGGATCGATCTTCCAGTTGATTATGACAAGGAAGAGTTTGCCAGAATCAAGAAGGCAGCAGCCAAGATCCAGGCAGATTCAGACGTACTTGTTGTTATCGGTATCGGTGGTTCTTACCTGGGTGCAAGAGCAGCCATCGAAGCTTTAAGACACAGCTTTTATAATTCGGTTGACAAGTCTATCCGCAAGACACCTGAGATTTATTATGCAGGAAGCAATATCAGCAGTACATACATGGCTCATCTGCTTCAGGTAATAGGCGATAGAGATTTCTCTATCAATATCATCTCCAAGTCTGGTACAACAACAGAGCCAGGTATCGCATCAAGAATCTTCAAGAAGAAGCTTGTTGAGAAGTATGGCAAGGAGGGCGCAGCAAAGAGAATTTACGCCACAACAGACAAGGCAAAGGGAGCTTTAAAGACACTTGCAACAGAGGAAGGCTATGAGACATTTGTAGTTCCTGATGATGTAGGAGGACGTTTCTCAGTTCTCACAGCAGTTGGTCTTCTGCCAATAGCAGTAAGCGGTGCTGATATAGATAAACTTATGGAAGGTGCAGCTTCAGCAAGAAAGGATTGTCTTGCACAGGATTTCGACGATTCAGATGCAATGAAGTATGCAGCAGTAAGAAATGTATTGTACAATAAGGGTAAGTCTATCGAGATACTTGCAAACTTCGAGCCAGCACTCCACTATGTATCAGAGTGGTGGAAGCAGCTCTACGGCGAGAGCGAGGGCAAGGATGGCAAGGGACTTTTCCCAACAGCTACAGACTTTACAACAGATCTTCACTCACTTGGACAGTTCATCCAGCAGGGTTCACAGAACCATTTCGAGACAGTTATCAATGTTGTAAATCCAACGTGTGAGATCGTTATGGAGGCTGAGGACTCAGATCTTGACGGACTTAATTATCTCGCAGGCAAGACAGTTGATTTCGCAAACAAGAGTGCTATGAACGGAACTATCCTTGCACATGCAGATGGCGGGATACCTATCATCCAGATCAACATCGACAAGATCGACGAGTTTACTCTCGGTGAGCTCTTCTACACATTTGAGTTTGCATGTGGTGTGAGTGGATATACTCTCGGTGTAAATCCTTTCAACCAGCCAGGTGTTGAGAGCTACAAGAAGAATATGTTTGCTCTTCTCGGCAAGCCGGGTAACGAGGAGCTTGGCAAGGAGCTTCTTGCAAGAATCAACGGCTAA